A section of the Naumovozyma dairenensis CBS 421 chromosome 5, complete genome genome encodes:
- the GIP2 gene encoding Gip2p (similar to Saccharomyces cerevisiae GIP2 (YER054C) and PIG2 (YIL045W); ancestral locus Anc_7.230): MYVKAENKRPSFSSLQGDMNKNKNEGSLSAIQTSISRGPPTYGKENENDSHHKNIIQDVSENMVDNSNAHAHPPSLIQQHFQKYNASQGNPTHMSDLKPPKRSPVNSLAFLHKPQRVTRMNIDKFPEEELERNTNLNKNIKSGFNENNFAEINIDDENKGNNGNDITEYSPIDFPSLSPRSTIPTNSFIRPSPPLNSDNDNPINSDEHQIPFFPVYKKSGELLKSSLKRRSKSLPSTSEILTKQKNRGNENNDDPRMMLMRSKSVHFGHKAPVKYFSKDESPISVQDRDEFEALLNFKQNANSPLAFDEEEMMSANLQKLRIGEQSMPIKSSASETKLRKSKRFQNVIKDKKNKNESSDSDNNITSSSSDLRLNDKENITRKNLAKFNEISDNLKIPKESHNVSKNIITSLPSRGGKVNLTYNKVVGLYNINFPILSNKNPKSLKLNIFIKLSKDQKCFPQEISLHIDRESRLNPYHMPFTSSSDSLNSINSVTGRSTTGKQTIQRSTRIITGKILVKNIFYDKRVVVRYTWNGWRTVHDVECIWVSDADGIVPGTNMEVFRFLIDDVSKVDSRAKLEFCIQYTTRNDHVRQEYWDNNDGKNYKVGLVLNGFNNPFAVK; this comes from the coding sequence ATGTATGTCAAGGCTGAGAATAAGAGGCCTTCCTTTTCCAGTCTTCAAGGGGATAtgaataagaataagaatgaAGGCTCCCTATCAGCTATCCAAACATCTATTTCGAGGGGTCCCCCTACATATGgaaaggaaaatgaaaatgatagCCaccataaaaatataatacaagATGTTTCTGAAAATATGGTAGATAATAGCAATGCTCATGCTCATCCTCCTTCACTGATTCAacaacattttcaaaaatacaaCGCATCTCAAGGCAACCCTACCCATATGAGTGATTTGAAACCTCCAAAGAGAAGTCCTGTAAATTCTTTAGCTTTTCTACACAAACCTCAAAGGGTAACAAGAATGAACATTGATAAGTTTCCTGaggaagaattagaaagaaaCACAAACCTTAACAAGAACATTAAATCAGgttttaatgaaaataattttgcAGAAATTAATATCGATGACGAAAATAAAGGTAATAATGGTAACGATATTACCGAATATTCACCAATTGATTTCCCCTCTCTCTCACCAAGATCTACCATTCCAACAAATTCCTTTATTCGCCCTTCCCCTCCCTTAAACAGTGATAATGACAATCCCATAAATTCCGATGAACATCAGATTCCATTCTTCCCTGTATATAAGAAATCTGGTGAACTATTAAAGAGTTCATTAAAAAGAAGATCCAAATCGTTGCCATCAACTTCCGAAATCttaacaaaacaaaaaaataggggaaatgaaaataatgatgatcCAAGAATGATGTTAATGAGAAGTAAAAGTGTTCATTTTGGCCATAAGGCCCCAGTAAAGTATTTTAGTAAAGATGAAAGTCCAATTTCAGTTCAAGATAGAGACGAGTTCGAGGCtcttttgaatttcaaGCAAAATGCTAATAGCCCCTTAGcatttgatgaagaggaaATGATGTCTGCGAATTTACAAAAACTAAGGATTGGGGAACAGTCTATGCCTATCAAATCCAGTGCAAGTGAAACAAAATTGAGGAAAAGCAAAAGGTTCCAAAATGTTATTaaagataagaaaaataaaaatgaatctTCCGATagtgataataatattactaGCAGTAGTAGCGATCTTCGCTTAAACGATAAGGAAAATATAACTAGGAAAAATTTGgcaaaattcaatgaaatatcaGATAACCTCAAGATCCCAAAGGAATCACATAACGTTTCTAAGAATATTATAACAAGTTTACCGTCGAGAGGAGGAAAAGTGAACCTAACGTATAATAAAGTGGTTGggttatataatataaattttccaatcttGAGTAATAAAAATCCAAAGAGTTTGaagttgaatatttttattaagtTATCAAAAGATCAAAAATGCTTCCCACAGGAGATTAGTTTACATATCGATAGAGAAAGCCGCTTGAATCCTTATCATATGCCCTTtacatcatcatctgaTAGTCTCAATAGCATCAACAGTGTTACGGGACGGTCCACTACTGGAAAACAAACCATACAACGAAGTACTAGGATAATAACAGGTAAAATATTAgttaaaaatatcttttatGACAAAAGAGTAGTTGTTAGGTATACATGGAATGGTTGGAGAACAGTCCATGACGTGGAGTGTATATGGGTTAGTGATGCTGATGGGATCGTACCTGGTACAAATATGGAGGTCTTCAGATTCTTAATCGATGATGTGAGTAAGGTAGATTCCAGAGCAAAATTAGAATTTTGTATACAGTATACGACAAGAAATGATCATGTACGTCAAGAATATTGGGACAACAATGATGGTAAGAATTATAAAGTAGGACTTGTCCTTAATGGGTTCAATAATCCATTTGCTGTAAAATGA
- the NDAI0E04360 gene encoding uncharacterized protein (similar to Saccharomyces cerevisiae YER053C-A; ancestral locus Anc_7.229) codes for MQDIGVFLSIFVFFFVFYFSAHKNVMNRYKNDIPYLV; via the coding sequence ATGCAAGACATCGGAGTATTTTTAAgcatttttgttttcttcttcgtttTCTACTTTAGTGCCCATAAGAATGTCATGAACAGGTACAAGAATGATATTCCGTATCTAGTCTGA